The DNA window TGGCCGCCGGGCGCCGGGCGGCGACGGTGATCGCGCATCTGGCGTGGCTGGCGATGCTGGTCGGCGGCGGCGCCGGCGCGGTGATCGGCGCGTGGGGGCGCCGCGCCCGCTCAGCCCCCGGTGACTAGGCCGCTGACCGTGCGGCCGGCCCGCACCGCTTCGAGCACGCCGCGCATCGCGTCCGCGCTTTGCGTCCAGGAGAATTCGCCGCTGCGGGTGTGCGCCTTGGCGCCGAGCTGATCGCGCAGCACCGGATCGGCGAGCAGCTCTTCGAGTCGATCCACCAGCTCGGCGCAGCCGTCCACCAGGATCCCGGTCACCTCGTCGACGATCGAGTCCGACAGGCCGCCGGAGGATCGGTAGCCGACGGTCGGCACCCTGTGCTGGGCCGCCTCGACCACGGCCAAGCCCCAGCCCTCCTTGCGCGAGGGCAGCAGGTGCACCCAAGCCGCTTGCAGGACACGGTGTTTGGTCACGTCGTCGACGTGACCGTGGAACGTCACCGCCGAACTGATGCCGAGCCGCTGCACGTGTTCGACGAGGCGCTCGCGCCACCAGCCGTCGCCGACGATGTCCAGGTGCAGACCCGGTATCCGCGGCCGCAGCCGCGCGACCGCTTCCAGGGCGTCTTCGATCTGCTTGTGCGGTACCAGCCGCGACAGCACGACCACCCGGGGCGCCGCCGACCGCGGGCCCGACAACGACTCCGCCGGCGCTTCGTCAAGGCCGTTGCGCACCACCGCAATCTGCGCACCGTCGACGCCCAGGGTCACCAGGTCGCGCGCGGACGGCAGCGACACGGTGACGTACTGGTTGTGCCGGTTGACCCGCGGCGACAGCGTCGACTCGACAAACCAGCCGAGCCGCCCGAGCAACGGCCCGGCCACCGGCCACTGCTCGCGATGGCAGTGGTGCACCAGCACCACCACGCGGCGGCCGTAGACCAGCCGGGCCAGGAAGGGCAGGCCGTTCTGGGTGTCGACGACCACGTCGGGCCGGACATGGCGCAGCGGGCCGATCCCGATCCGGGCCCACGCCATCGCCAGCAACGCCCACACGTACACCGAGTAGCGGCCCCCGGCACGGTTGATCCGCACGCCGTCGACGACCTCGCGGCGCGGTGCCCCGGGATAGCGGGCGGTGCGCAGCGTCACGGCGATTCCCGAGGCCGCCAGCTGCGCGCCGATGCGCTGCAAATACGCTTCACTGCCCCCACCCTGCGGGTGCCCGGTATCGCGCCAGCACAGCAGCAGTACGGAGCGCAAGGAAGACATTGGTCGTCAGCCTAACCGGCGATGATGTGCACCGGGCAGCGCCGCACATCCGTAGGGTGTGGCCGGTGGCCGCCACCGACCTCTTCGCCCGCCGCGCGACGCTTTCCCGGTCGGTGCGGCTGCTGTCCGAGTTTCGCTACGAGCAACCGGATCCGGCCCGCTTCTACGGCGCCCTGGCCGCCGACACCGCGGCAATGATGAGCGATCTGTGGCGGGCCACCCACGATGTGCCTTTTTCCGGCCGCACGCTGCTCGACGTCGGCGGCGGGCCCGGCTACTTCGCGGCGGCCTTCACCGACGCCGGGGTCCGCTATATCGGGGTCGAACCCGACCCCGGCGAGATGCACGCGGCCGGGCCCGCCGTCGCCGGGGGCGCGGGGACCTTCGTGCGCGCCTCGGGAATGGCGCTGCCCTTCGCCGACGACTCCGTCGACGTCTGCCTGTCCTCCAACGTCGCCGAGCATGTGCCGCGGCCCTGGCGGCTCGGCGCCGAGATGCTGCGGGTGACCAAGCCGGGCGGGCTGGCCGTGCTGTCCTACACCGTCTGGCTGGGGCCGTTCGGCGGCCACGAGATGGGTCTGACGCACTACCTGGGCGGCGCCCGCGCCGCCGCCCGCTACGCCCGCAAGCACGGCCATCCGGCAAAAAACAACTACGGGTCGTCGTTGTTCGCGGTGTCGGCGGCGGAGGGGCTGAGCTGGGCCGAGAACACCGGGGCGATGGTGGCCGCATTTCCCCGCTACCACCCACGATGGGCATGGTGGCTGACCTCGGCGCCGCTGCTGCGCGAGTTCCTGGTGAGTAATCTGGTGCTGGTCCTGCAACCCCAATAGTGGAACGTGTTCTCGTTTTGTGTCGGCTTGGGTAGGGTGACGCCCATGCGCGCCGGCGACGATGCAGCGCGGAGCAATGAGGAGGAGCGGCGCAGATGGCCGACAGTCAGACAACGGAGTACGACAAGCTTTTCATCGGCGGCAAGTGGACCGAGCCGTCGACGAATGAGGTCATCGAGGTGCACTGCCCGGCGACCGGCGAGTACGTCGGCAAGGTACCGCTGGCCGCGGCCGCCGACGTGGACGCCGCGGTCGCCTCCGCCCGCGCCGCGTTCGATAACGGCCCGTGGCCGTCGACGCCGCCGAAGGAGCGCGCGGCCATCATCGGCAATGTGCTCAAGCTGATGGAGGAGCGCAAGGACCACTTCGTCAAGGTCCTCGGCCTCGAGACCGGCCAGCCGCCGACCTCGGTCGAGACGATGCAGTGGATGAGCGGCATCGGGGCGATGAACTTCTTCGCCGGCCCCGCCGTCGACCAGGTCAAGTGGCGGGAGATCCGCAACGGCGGCTACGGCCAGACCATCGTCCATCGTGAGCCACTCGGCGTGGTCGGCGCGATCGTCGCGTGGAACGTGCCGCTGTTCCTGGCGATCAACAAGCTGGGCCCGGCGTTGCTCGCCGGCTGCACCGTGGTGCTCAAGCCGGCTGCCGAAACCCCCTTGAGCGCAAACGCTTTCGTGGAGGTGTTCGCCGAGGCCGGCCTGCCCGAGGGCGTGCTGTCGGTGGTGCCCGGCGGCATCGAAACGGGCCAGGCGCTGACGTCGAACCCGGACGTCGACGTGTTCTCCTTCACCGGCAGCTCGGCCGTCGGCAAGGAGATCGGCAAGCGCGCGGCGGAGATGCTCAAGCCATGCACGCTGGAGCTCGGCGGCAAGTCAGCGGCGATCGTCCTCGACGACGTCGACCTGGCGGCGTCGATCCCGATGCTGGTGTTCTCCGGGATCATGAACACCGGGCAGGCGTGCGTGGCCCAGACCCGCATCCTGGCGCCTCGCTCGCGCTATGACGAAATCGTCGATGCGGTAAGCAATTTCGTGCAGATGCTGCCGATCGGGAAGCCGGACGACCCGGCCGCCCAGATTGGGTCGCTGATCTCGGAGAAGCAGCGCGCCAGGGTCGAGGGCTACATCGCCAAGGGCGTCGAGGAGGGCGCGCGGCTGGTGTGCGGCGGCGGTCGCCCCGAAGGCCTCGACGAGGGCTTCTTCGTGCAGCCCACGGTGTTCGCCGACGTGGACAACAAGATGACGATCGCCCAGGAGGAGATCTTCGGGCCGGTGCTGAGCATCATCGGATACGACACCGAGGAGGACGCGATCAAGATCGCCAACGACTCCGCGTACGGGCTGGCCGGCAGCGTGTGGACCACCGACGTGCCGCGCGGAATCAAGGTCTCGGAGCAGATCCGCACCGGGACCTACGCCATCAACTGGTACGCGTTCGACCCGTGCTGCCCGTTCGGCGGCTACAAGAACTCCGGCATCGGCCGCGAGAACGGGCCGGAAGGTGTCGAGCACTTCACGCAGCAGAAGAGCGTGCTGATGCCGATCGGCTACACCGTCGAGAGCTAGGTCTTGCGTGCGTCGAACGTGCACACCTGGTGAGATGTCTGCCGATTTTCGCGTGAGTGCACGTTCGGCGTTTCGCGGCCGCCGAAGCCGGTCGCGGGGCTAGCGCTGCTGGCCAGCCACTCCCAGTTCTCGTGACTATGCAATAGAGCATAATTTTCGGCCATTTGCGGGA is part of the Mycobacterium mantenii genome and encodes:
- a CDS encoding glycosyltransferase family 4 protein, whose translation is MSSLRSVLLLCWRDTGHPQGGGSEAYLQRIGAQLAASGIAVTLRTARYPGAPRREVVDGVRINRAGGRYSVYVWALLAMAWARIGIGPLRHVRPDVVVDTQNGLPFLARLVYGRRVVVLVHHCHREQWPVAGPLLGRLGWFVESTLSPRVNRHNQYVTVSLPSARDLVTLGVDGAQIAVVRNGLDEAPAESLSGPRSAAPRVVVLSRLVPHKQIEDALEAVARLRPRIPGLHLDIVGDGWWRERLVEHVQRLGISSAVTFHGHVDDVTKHRVLQAAWVHLLPSRKEGWGLAVVEAAQHRVPTVGYRSSGGLSDSIVDEVTGILVDGCAELVDRLEELLADPVLRDQLGAKAHTRSGEFSWTQSADAMRGVLEAVRAGRTVSGLVTGG
- a CDS encoding class I SAM-dependent methyltransferase, with translation MAATDLFARRATLSRSVRLLSEFRYEQPDPARFYGALAADTAAMMSDLWRATHDVPFSGRTLLDVGGGPGYFAAAFTDAGVRYIGVEPDPGEMHAAGPAVAGGAGTFVRASGMALPFADDSVDVCLSSNVAEHVPRPWRLGAEMLRVTKPGGLAVLSYTVWLGPFGGHEMGLTHYLGGARAAARYARKHGHPAKNNYGSSLFAVSAAEGLSWAENTGAMVAAFPRYHPRWAWWLTSAPLLREFLVSNLVLVLQPQ
- a CDS encoding aldehyde dehydrogenase encodes the protein MADSQTTEYDKLFIGGKWTEPSTNEVIEVHCPATGEYVGKVPLAAAADVDAAVASARAAFDNGPWPSTPPKERAAIIGNVLKLMEERKDHFVKVLGLETGQPPTSVETMQWMSGIGAMNFFAGPAVDQVKWREIRNGGYGQTIVHREPLGVVGAIVAWNVPLFLAINKLGPALLAGCTVVLKPAAETPLSANAFVEVFAEAGLPEGVLSVVPGGIETGQALTSNPDVDVFSFTGSSAVGKEIGKRAAEMLKPCTLELGGKSAAIVLDDVDLAASIPMLVFSGIMNTGQACVAQTRILAPRSRYDEIVDAVSNFVQMLPIGKPDDPAAQIGSLISEKQRARVEGYIAKGVEEGARLVCGGGRPEGLDEGFFVQPTVFADVDNKMTIAQEEIFGPVLSIIGYDTEEDAIKIANDSAYGLAGSVWTTDVPRGIKVSEQIRTGTYAINWYAFDPCCPFGGYKNSGIGRENGPEGVEHFTQQKSVLMPIGYTVES